TTCAATACGGCTTGGCCATGGCGCTGGTGATGTTGCTCGGCTGGCACTACTTGCTGGCGCAGCTCGGTGGCATCGCGCTGGCGATGCTGCTCAACTATGTCGCCAACCACAAGTGGACGTTTCGGGTGCGGCGCGAGGAGCGAAGCGTGTCCCATGGGGCGGAGACCGCTGCTTTACCCGCAGCGTCGGCTAGAGCGAATAGCCGACGCTGAGCATGAAGGCGTGGTACTGGTCGAGCGCGCCGCCGGCAGCCTTCTTGCCGGCCGCCTTGCGCTGCAGCGGGTTGTCGAAGGCGAAGAAATAGCGGCTGTAGCCGTACTCCAGCAGCGCGACGATGTGACGGAAGCGCCCGTGCAGCCCGAGGGCGCCGACCAGTCCGCCCACCGAACCCCCGCCGAACCAGGCGTCGGTGCTGATCTGTCCGGCGTCGAGCACCATGCGGTATTCGGCCCGCGCATGGCCGCCGATCCAGTCGCCAAAGGGGTAGGCGCCAGCGCAGTTGAGCAGGACAAAGCGGTAGCCGCTGTTCGGCAGGGCTTGCTGCGCGGCGTTCGGCCAGCTGACGGTGAAGTCGAGCAGGCCGTAGCCGAGGCCGAAATCGACGTGCGGGCTGCGCGCGCGCTCGGGCTTGATGCGCCAGCGATAGCCGAGATCGAGCAGGACTTCGTTGAAGCCGGAGTCGATCAGCGTGGCGCCAGTGCCCGTAGACTTGGACTTCAGCCCGATCGTCGTTTGGTAGCGGACGCGCGCGTAGATCTGGGCCAGGGGTCCATCGAGGAAGAAGGCGGCGGGCCGCCCCTCGAGCGCCAGCCGTAGCGCCATCGCGGCGCCCGACTGATAGGTGTTGGTCGGCTGTTGGGGGTCGCTGAAGCTGAGGTTGCGCATCCAGGTGCCGATGCCAACCTCGGCGCTGGCGCGCGCATCGCTGCTGAGCCGCAGGCGATGGGGGTCGCTCTCGCTCGTCGGCGGCGCTGGCGCTTGCGGCGCGGGGCCGAGCCCGGTCGGCGTGTCCTCCTCGCCACCGACGGTGCCCTCGTCGGGGCCGTCGAGCTGTGCGTCAGGGCCGTCGTCACCGTCGAAGCTCAGCTCCTCGTCGCCCGCGTCGCCGCTCAGGGCTTCATCCGGCGAGGCGTCGGCATCGCCCTCGTCCGTGCGGGCCGGTCGGCGGGCACTCTGGTTGCGGGCCGAGGCCGCGGCGGGCAACTGCGTGATGGCGCTCTCGATCAGCTCGACTGCCTGTTCGACCTCTCCAGCTCGCGGACGACGACTCCACGGCACGATCGCGCTGACAATCGCCTCACCTTTGCTTCCGCCATAGACCGCGAGCCCAAGGCCCTCGGCGCCGAGCTTGCCGCCGATCACCGCTCGCGCCCCGAGCTGGTTGGCGCAACGTGCGAGGTTCGGTCCGCGCTGCAGGGCGATCCCGAGCTCGTCGCAGGCGGCCACCAGCGCCGCGGCGTTCTCCACCGCGTAGCGTGCGCGCAGCGCCGCCACCAGCCTCCTGCGGGCTGGGGCGCCGCCGCTCCCGCCGAAGTCCAGCAGCACGATCATCGTCTGGGCGCGTCGGCTCCGCGCCGGTGCGGTCGCGGCGAGGGTACCCAACAGGGTGATGACCGTGATCAAGGTGACGGTGCGGTGAGTGCAGCGCATGCCGCTCACATCTTAGCAAGGACTGCCCTGTCCCGCGCGTCCTGATGCTGGGTCGGTGCGGCGGCGGCGGTGGTCGGGTCGCGAGCGCGCGCTTCTCCGGCGACGCGCAGGGGCCGCCAGGCGGGAGCGCGGCCATCAGGCGGCGGGCACCAGTCTCAGCGTGCCGCGCCGGGGCGCGATGCGCTCGACCCGCAGCAGCAGCTCCTCTCCAAGCCGGTAGCTGCCAGCCCGAGCCCCCAACAGGCCGTCCGCACCGCTGTCCGCCAGCCGCACTTTGTAACCGCCGCCGACCTCGGCGAGGACCCAGGCCCGCTGGGGTAGAGCGCGATCTTGGCGCGCGACGAACTCGAGCGCCCAGCGCTGCGTCACGCTGCTCTCGAGGCGTCGCATCGCGTGCTCGACGCGTTCGATCGTCGTCAGCAGGGGCTGGAGCGAGGCCTCGTCGTAGGGTGGGGGCTCCCCGGCCAGGTGCGCGACGATTTGCTGCTGCAGCACGAGGTCGCCGTAGCGGCGCAGCGGCGAGGTGACCTGGGTATAGGCGCCGAGGCCAAGGGCCCAATGGGCCTCGGGGCGCAGCGAGAGATAGGCGGGCGTGAGGAGACCGCGTAGAGCCACCAGCGCCAGCGGGTCGGTTGGGTCGAGCGTCGGCAGCGGGGCGGTCGGGGCTGCCTGCGCGCGGTAGATCGTCGGCAGCTCGCGCTCACGGCTGAGCTGGGCCGCCAGCTCATTGGTGAGGATCATCAGCTCGGCGACGATGCGGCGGGACGAGGAGGCGGCATCGATTGTCCGCACCTCGACGGCCGCGGTTTCGCGATCGACGCTGAGCTTCCATTCGTGGCGCTGGAGCAGCAGCGCCCCCTGTGTCCGCCGCCGTTCGCGGCGGGCGCGCGTCAGCGCGTCGAGACGCTGCAGTTTACTCGTCAGCGCGTCCGTCGCCGCCTCCGTGGCCGCCAGCAGCGCGTCCGCCTGCTCGTAGCTCAGGCGCCGCTGGAGGACGACCCACGCCCGCTGCCACGAGCTCCGCACGACCGTGGCCTCGTCATCGAGCCAGATCGAGGTCCGCAGGACGGGTCGAGCCGCGCCCGCGCGCAAGCTGGCCTGATCGCAGCTAATGCGCTCGGGGAGCATGTAGAAGCGACCCGTCGGCAAATACACCGTCGTTGCGCGTCGTGCTGCCTCGTCGTCGATCGGATCGCCGGGGCGCACATATGCGGTGGCGTCGGCGATGTCGATATCGATGCGCCAGAGCGTGCCATCGGCGCCGATCGATAGCGCGTCGTCGACCTCGCGCGTGTCGGGATCGTCGATCGCGAAGTCCGCGCTGAGCGGCGCGCTCGGCGGCCTGAGCTCCAGCGCCTCGGCCTGCGCCAGCGCGGCCGGCGGGTGTGCCTCGCAGAGATCGGCGCGAAGGACCTCGAGCACCGCCGTCGGCGGCAAGTAGCCGTCGCGCAGCAGCAGCTCGAACACCTGCTCAGCCGGGTCGCCGCCGAGGGAGGCAAGGCCCGGCTCCAAGGCGCGGTCAGGGTAGCCGCGCAACCAGCGCTCGAGGCGCTGTGCCAGCGCTGCGTCGAGGGGGCAAGCGGTCAAGGCGGCCTGCGTGGTCGCGAGCTCTGTGGCGCTGCGTTGCTCTGCGGCGCGCATCTGGTGCAGTTGCTCGATCTCGGTCGAGGAGCGCCGCGTCAGCAGGCGCCCGCGACGGCGGAAGAAGACTCGATCGGCGAGGAGGGCGCGATAGACGGCCGAGCTGTGCAGGGCATCATCGCGATCGAAGAAGAGCCGCGCGAGCGCCGGCGCCTCGCGCGGCGCGTCGTCGTCGTCCTCGAGGGCGGCCCACAGCAGGCCGACGTCGACCGCGGACTGCAGCGGCTCTATTTGCGCAAGCAGCGCAGCGATCGACGGCGCGCTGTGGCGGAAGAGCACCTTCTCCGGGGCCACGCGCTGCACGCGACCATGGAGGTCGCGCACCTGGAGGCGCTTGGCGTTCTCCTCGGCGACCTGCCCGGTGGTGAGCTCTTCTTCGCTGAGGTACTCGACGATGACGGCCATCAGCCGCGGATAGTAGCACCTGTGCTGCCTCAAGCTCTGGAGGCCTTCGGCCTTGCGGTCCAGGCGCCGAGCTCAGGGCGGCAGCGCGGCGTCGCGCGCACCTGGGAGCTCGAGCAGCAGCTCGCGCCAGGCAGGCGGAAGCAGCGCCCTGTAGAGGTAGTCGTCCCAGGCGACGGACTCGGCATGGAGCAGCGGCCCCCCCAGGCCGAGCAGCCTCCCGCCGCCGTAGAGCTCGTCCCCCGCCAGCGGGTGTCCGATCGCGGCGAGGTGGGCGCGGATCTGATGGCGCGCGCCGCTGCAGGTCGTCGCCCGCACCAACGTCCACTGGCCGAGGCGCGCGAGCGGTTGCACGGCGGTGCGCGCAGGCCGACCCGGCCCCGCGGCGATCGCCGTCGCGCGCACACGACGCCGATCGCCCGGGAGCGCCTCGATCGCCAGCGTCACGTTCGTCGCCTGGCCAAGCGCACCGCCGACGAGCGCCAGGTAGCGCTTGGTCACGGCGCGCCGCGTGAAGCGCGCACGCAAGGCCTCGTAGGTCGCCGCGTCGCGGGCCGCCACCAGGACACCGCTCGTTCCGCCATCGAGTCGGTGGACCAGCCCTGCCTCGCGCCCCTGCGCGCCGACCAGCGCGCATTCGGGGAAGCGCGCCACCAGCGCGTTGGCCACGGTCCCGGTCTCGCCCGGTCGCAGCGGATGGCTCGGCATTCCTGGCGGCTTGTCGATCACGATCCAGCGGGCGGTCGTCGCGACGACGCTCAGCGTAAGCTCGGGCTGCGGCACGGGCGCGGCGAGGGCAGCAAGCTCCCGCAGCTCGACCGCCTGACCCGCGCGCAGCCGCAACCCCGGCGCCGGCCGCCGCCCATCGACGCGCAGCGCCCTGGGATCTTCACGCAGCAAGCGCCGCAGCGCGTGGCGACCGAGCGTGGGCAGCTGCTGGCGTAGAAAGCAGTCCAGTCGCTG
The Pseudomonadota bacterium DNA segment above includes these coding regions:
- a CDS encoding RNB domain-containing ribonuclease codes for the protein MRQHRCYYPRLMAVIVEYLSEEELTTGQVAEENAKRLQVRDLHGRVQRVAPEKVLFRHSAPSIAALLAQIEPLQSAVDVGLLWAALEDDDDAPREAPALARLFFDRDDALHSSAVYRALLADRVFFRRRGRLLTRRSSTEIEQLHQMRAAEQRSATELATTQAALTACPLDAALAQRLERWLRGYPDRALEPGLASLGGDPAEQVFELLLRDGYLPPTAVLEVLRADLCEAHPPAALAQAEALELRPPSAPLSADFAIDDPDTREVDDALSIGADGTLWRIDIDIADATAYVRPGDPIDDEAARRATTVYLPTGRFYMLPERISCDQASLRAGAARPVLRTSIWLDDEATVVRSSWQRAWVVLQRRLSYEQADALLAATEAATDALTSKLQRLDALTRARRERRRTQGALLLQRHEWKLSVDRETAAVEVRTIDAASSSRRIVAELMILTNELAAQLSRERELPTIYRAQAAPTAPLPTLDPTDPLALVALRGLLTPAYLSLRPEAHWALGLGAYTQVTSPLRRYGDLVLQQQIVAHLAGEPPPYDEASLQPLLTTIERVEHAMRRLESSVTQRWALEFVARQDRALPQRAWVLAEVGGGYKVRLADSGADGLLGARAGSYRLGEELLLRVERIAPRRGTLRLVPAA
- a CDS encoding RluA family pseudouridine synthase, with protein sequence MRRWVVGPECDGQRLDCFLRQQLPTLGRHALRRLLREDPRALRVDGRRPAPGLRLRAGQAVELRELAALAAPVPQPELTLSVVATTARWIVIDKPPGMPSHPLRPGETGTVANALVARFPECALVGAQGREAGLVHRLDGGTSGVLVAARDAATYEALRARFTRRAVTKRYLALVGGALGQATNVTLAIEALPGDRRRVRATAIAAGPGRPARTAVQPLARLGQWTLVRATTCSGARHQIRAHLAAIGHPLAGDELYGGGRLLGLGGPLLHAESVAWDDYLYRALLPPAWRELLLELPGARDAALPP